Below is a window of Gopherus evgoodei ecotype Sinaloan lineage chromosome 21, rGopEvg1_v1.p, whole genome shotgun sequence DNA.
TTTGCTCTTGGATTTCACTGAAATATATGGTTTCAAGATatggttttcttttttcatttcttatgtcaaacaaaagaacaaatattGACTAATATGACCAGTCTGTTTCCACATACAGATATCTGTCTCTGCCTAGCAAACAGCATCATCAAATCATTAGTGCAGCATTTCAAAAGTTGTGCAGCTCAAATCAGTGATATAATCATTGGTCTCCTAAATGGCAAAGCAGAAAATGTAACAGTGGTATGTGTATAAATTACAGATATACAGGAGCCTCCTCTGAAAGTTCACTTTATAATCTCAGTAAGCATTCTTTCCAAAAGggttccagggaaaaaaaaagtaagataCCATGGTCTTAATTTCAAAAGGCATCTGCTTCTAtgttcagaatatttttaaatatgggaCTCCCCTGCAAATAACAATTGCATAGAAATTAAATGCCCTGCAACATTCAGTGACatctactttgttttattttctggagTAAAACATTCAATAGACATTTCCATTCTTTTTCTTGGCTAATCACTATTCTTTGATGTGACAGCATGCATGGCTTTGCTGTCAGTCCATCATCATTAACCTTCAGCAACATCCTCCAAATGAATGAACAGGCTTTGAACTCTAACACAGCTGAATGGAAcatgagaaaagaaaatgtgaaacATGAAGGTGTACTTTCCTTGGCCTACCTAAGAAAAATATCATCTCTGGATCAGAGAATAGTCGAATGATTAccagagttttttttaaagttattaatttattattattattattattattattattatttctcttttccttcttttcctctAGGGAAAACTCATGGAAAATATAGAGTGGAGTAATCGAACAttcatcacagaattcatcctatTGGGATTCGGGAATCTCCCAGAATTGCAGTTTCctctcttcctgctgttcctaGTGATCTATATTGTGACCATGGCCGGGAACATCCTCACTCTTGCGCTAGTTGTGattgatcagcaccttcacacacctatgtacttcttcctggggaacttgtccggcttggagacctgctatgcctccaccatcctgcccagaaTGCTGGCCggtctcctgactggggacagaaccatttcatATAGTGGCTGCATCACACAACTGTACTTCTTTGTATTCATGGTGACTGCCGAATGTTTCCTCCTATTAGTCATGTCTTATGACCGCTACTTAGCAATATGCAATCCCTTGCATTATGCAGCACTTATGAGAAGCTGGGTTCGCATACAGCTAGTGTCTGGCTCTTGGACAATGGCCTTCTTTACAAGTATCTTGATAACTCTTTTGATGGCCAGATTAACATTCTGTGGCCCCAATaatattgaccatttcttttgtgattttgcCCCGATGCTCAAACTCTCCTGCAGCGACACCAGCCTGATTGAACTGGTAGATCTATTACTGTGTTTTGCAATTATACTTCCTACATTCCTGttaaccctgatatcctatgtttgtatcatcaccaccatcctgagaatcccctCCACCATGGGGAGGAAAAAGGCCTTTTctacctgctcctcccacctcatcgTAGTTGTTACTTTCTATGGATCACTCATCATCATTTACATGATACCAACTGTTGGCACTGCAGGAGACCTGcacaaagtgttctctgtcttctacactgTCCTGACCCCCTTGGTCAATcctctcatctacagcctgagaaacaaggaggtcAAAGAAGCATTGAAAAAAGCTGGAGGCAAACTGACTGCTTTCATAAGGAGGTGAATGAAATTTGTATGGTCTCTCTTTTAGACTGAGTAGAACCTTATCCTGACCTTCAAGGTGATAAAGAAAATGTCATCACACATGGAGTGGGTATGGATGGTAGAATATCTCCCCTACTGATGTTAAAATGAATCGAGGATACCTCCATTTGCTCCTCCTCTTTCACCATATCCAATAAATAATACTTGCCCATATGATACTCACCTTTTGTTCCTGTGATAGGTGTTGATATGTGATCATTCAGGAATATCACATGCTCTCTGTGTTTGTCTGATTGATGTAAAGGGGTTTGTCATATGAACAAAAGAGATTAAATGCTGGGATATGTACTGAGTTTGTGTAGGACTAAACCAACAGAGGGAGGAAAAAGAATAATGCCTTCACATAACTACTCATCTAACAACTGTTAAGGGACAATACTAGAATAATTCACTTTGATGTCCCCATCTCTGACCATCAGCCAATGGAGGGATTCCAGTGTGTAAACACAAGAGAACCGCAAAAGCCCAGGAACCTGTGGCAAAGGGCTTCTAGGGTGGATAAAAGTGCTATTGTTGAAGGAAGTGGCAGTTATTTTAGGGAGCCGATGATGAGAAGTGAGTCTCACAAATAGACACCCGTATTTAGGGCCCTGGAAGAAAGCGGGAACTGCCTGAGGTCTCTGTCAATGGATAGTAAGTCCTTGCCAATGGATAGCAACCTTGCAGCTCAAGCATTTGAAACCCAGGAAAGTGTAAATTCCCTGCTCCAAACCAGGCTTAACAGGAATTTGAACTCAGCTCTCTGGAATCTAATTGTCccaaccactgagctctctccttTCTGTCTCTGACTTTTCCTCAGTGAAACTTTGGAAGGTCTCAGTGGCAAGTGCTATTTGAAAATCTTTTAACATCTCAAAAAAGTTTTTTTAGCACAGGAAGATCATTTCCTATCCAGCTCTCCTTACCACTCGTTGCCCAAGGGAAGAACCAATGATGTGAAAACCAGCGGGACCCACTGATAAATCACATTGATACGTAGAGTGCTGTAACCCTGACCCCAGTCTGACAGCAGCAGAATCACATTTCTCTT
It encodes the following:
- the LOC115638151 gene encoding olfactory receptor 6F1-like, translated to MTSLFPHTDICLCLANSIIKSLVQHFKSCAAQISDIIIGLLNGKAENVTVGKLMENIEWSNRTFITEFILLGFGNLPELQFPLFLLFLVIYIVTMAGNILTLALVVIDQHLHTPMYFFLGNLSGLETCYASTILPRMLAGLLTGDRTISYSGCITQLYFFVFMVTAECFLLLVMSYDRYLAICNPLHYAALMRSWVRIQLVSGSWTMAFFTSILITLLMARLTFCGPNNIDHFFCDFAPMLKLSCSDTSLIELVDLLLCFAIILPTFLLTLISYVCIITTILRIPSTMGRKKAFSTCSSHLIVVVTFYGSLIIIYMIPTVGTAGDLHKVFSVFYTVLTPLVNPLIYSLRNKEVKEALKKAGGKLTAFIRR